A genomic region of Megalobrama amblycephala isolate DHTTF-2021 linkage group LG6, ASM1881202v1, whole genome shotgun sequence contains the following coding sequences:
- the tmem169b gene encoding transmembrane protein 169, with the protein MEQVEQLESVRSEVSEGQMDEGSSGTSTRRKRRKREHRPESIIVYRSDPERAAGEEHGGDSEAGERNSEEGATFLNNPSSEGWAVPPDSRYVTLTGTITRGKKKGQMVDIHVTLTERELREMARSKERLDAECDAREGSSRSCGFGISQGPHVVLWSLSCAPVVFVLSFITSFYYGTLTWYNIFLVYNEERTFCHKITVCPFLIVFYPVLIVALSLSLALYSAVVQVSWAFSEWWMSVRDLEKGFCGWACGKLGLEDCSPYSIVELLDSDTISGSLQGKSLETSSV; encoded by the exons ATGGAGCAGGTGGAGCAGCTAGAGTCTGTTAGATCGGAGGTCTCTGAGGGGCAGATGGATGAAGGAAGCAGTGGCACCAGCACTCGAAGGAAGAGAAGGAAGCGAGAACACCGGCCGGAGTCCATCATCGTCTACCGCTCCGATCCAGAGAGAGCCGCTGGTGAAGAGCATGGAGGGGATAGTGAGGCTGGAGAGAGGAACTCTGAAGAAGGGGCTACATTTCTCAACAACCCCAGCAGTGAAG GTTGGGCTGTGCCTCCAGATAGTCGCTATGTGACGCTCACAGGGACCATCACACGTGGAAAGAAGAAAGGTCAGATGGTGGACATTCACGTCACGCTCACAGAGAGAGAGTTGCGTGAGATGGCGAGGTCAAAGGAGCGCCTGGACGCCGAATGCGACGCTCGAGAGGGATCGAGCCGCTCATGCGGTTTCGGCATTTCTCAGGGTCCTCACGTCGTCCTCTGGAGTCTCTCCTGCGCTCCCGTAGTCTTTGTCCTGTCCTTCATCACCTCGTTCTACTATGGCACTCTCACTTGGTACAACATTTTCCTGGTGTACAACGAGGAACGGACGTTCTGCCATAAAATCACGGTCTGCCCCTTCCTCATCGTCTTCTATCCCGTGCTCATCGTGGCGCTGTCGCTGTCGCTGGCTCTGTACTCGGCCGTGGTGCAGGTGTCCTGGGCCTTCAGCGAGTGGTGGATGTCCGTCAGGGATTTGGAGAAGGGTTTCTGCGGCTGGGCTTGTGGGAAGCTCGGTTTGGAAGACTGTTCACCCTACAGCATAGTCGAGCTGCTGGACTCGGACACGATCTCTGGGAGTCTGCAGGGAAAGTCGCTGGAAACATCCTCGGTGTGA